One genomic segment of Flavobacteriaceae bacterium includes these proteins:
- a CDS encoding type II toxin-antitoxin system RelE/ParE family toxin — protein sequence MGSKKLELTIDPEAQIEIDKAIENYEKAREGLGEEFYYYLDGYFEVLREDNVFFNIKRKPAFRELPLKRFPYVIIYEHTKTEIYVFSVFNTNQDPAKKRH from the coding sequence ATGGGTTCTAAAAAACTCGAACTTACTATTGACCCAGAAGCACAGATTGAAATTGACAAGGCTATTGAAAATTACGAAAAAGCTAGAGAAGGTTTAGGAGAAGAATTTTACTACTATCTTGATGGATACTTTGAGGTACTAAGAGAAGATAATGTTTTCTTTAACATAAAAAGAAAACCTGCTTTTCGAGAATTACCTTTAAAACGTTTTCCTTATGTAATTATCTATGAGCATACAAAAACTGAAATTTATGTGTTTTCTGTTTTTAATACTAACCAAGACCCAGCAAAGAAAAGACACTAA
- a CDS encoding IS3 family transposase (programmed frameshift), whose amino-acid sequence MKRRKYSKEFKIKAVELSNVRGNTKEIAIELGISGYLIYRWRRELEQCPDIAFSGNGVKQLTEDQKELERLHKQLKDVTMERDILKKSGEHFLQERSEVLKFIKDHSREYPVGKMCKVFKISKNSYYRSRNYIPSDRDGENRMLLSEIHRICERSKSTYGSPRITEELKAKGFKVSRPGVARLMKKHGIKAVRKKKFVVTTDSKHQYPVADNVLYRDFKATAAAQKWVSDITYLKTAQGWLYLTVIIDLFDRKVIGWSLSNGLKASQTIIAAWRMAVNNRMPCKGMIFHSDRGVQYACHAFVNILKSYHVTPSMSRKGNCWDNAVAESFFKTIKTELIINNKFISKKSLQIKVFEYIETWYNRYRRHSAIGYKNIIEFEKLYPIKNVA is encoded by the exons ATGAAACGAAGAAAATACAGTAAAGAGTTTAAAATTAAAGCAGTAGAATTGAGTAATGTACGAGGTAATACCAAAGAGATTGCTATCGAGTTGGGTATCAGTGGATATCTTATTTACAGATGGCGTAGAGAATTAGAGCAGTGTCCTGATATAGCTTTCAGCGGTAATGGAGTCAAACAGCTAACAGAAGATCAAAAAGAGTTAGAGCGTTTACATAAACAACTCAAGGATGTTACCATGGAAAGAGATATCTTAAAAAAGTCCG GTGAGCATTTTCTCCAAGAGCGATCGGAAGTATTGAAATTTATCAAAGACCACAGTAGAGAATATCCGGTTGGGAAGATGTGTAAAGTTTTTAAAATTAGCAAGAATAGTTATTACAGGAGTAGGAATTATATTCCATCAGATAGAGATGGAGAAAATCGTATGTTACTTTCTGAGATTCACCGTATCTGTGAGCGAAGTAAATCGACTTATGGAAGTCCTAGAATTACAGAGGAACTCAAAGCTAAAGGGTTTAAGGTATCTAGACCCGGAGTAGCTCGATTGATGAAAAAACATGGGATTAAGGCTGTTCGTAAAAAGAAATTTGTTGTCACAACAGATTCTAAGCATCAATATCCGGTAGCTGATAATGTATTGTATAGAGATTTTAAAGCTACCGCAGCTGCACAGAAATGGGTCTCTGATATTACCTATCTCAAAACAGCACAAGGATGGTTGTACTTAACGGTAATTATTGACCTCTTTGATCGTAAAGTCATCGGTTGGTCTTTGAGCAATGGACTCAAAGCAAGTCAAACTATCATTGCTGCATGGAGGATGGCTGTAAACAACAGAATGCCTTGTAAAGGTATGATTTTTCATTCTGATCGGGGAGTGCAATATGCATGTCATGCATTTGTTAATATCCTTAAAAGTTATCATGTAACACCCAGTATGAGTAGAAAAGGAAACTGTTGGGATAATGCAGTAGCAGAATCTTTTTTTAAAACAATTAAAACAGAACTAATAATCAACAATAAGTTTATATCTAAGAAAAGTCTTCAAATTAAAGTCTTTGAATACATAGAAACTTGGTACAACAGGTACAGAAGACATTCTGCAATTGGATACAAAAATATCATTGAATTTGAAAAATTATATCCAATCAAAAATGTAGCTTAA
- a CDS encoding IS3 family transposase produces the protein MSKLKIRHSNQVWAMDITYIPVQGGYLYLCAIIDLYSRYVVGWSLSNTMTSNRCRETLQEAIEKHGKPEILNTDKGSQFTAYEFCDWVTHPDRAIKLSMDGKGRAIDNIFIERLWRSVKYEHVYLFPASDGRECYRGLKEYFEYYNTQRIHQSIGNQHPQTIYQQTLKIAA, from the coding sequence TTGAGTAAGTTAAAGATTAGACATTCCAATCAAGTGTGGGCAATGGATATTACCTACATTCCAGTTCAGGGAGGGTATTTGTATTTATGTGCTATTATAGACCTTTACAGTCGTTATGTAGTGGGTTGGTCATTATCCAACACGATGACAAGTAACCGGTGCAGAGAAACCTTACAAGAGGCTATTGAAAAACATGGAAAACCAGAGATTCTCAATACAGATAAGGGGAGTCAGTTTACTGCCTATGAGTTCTGCGATTGGGTAACTCATCCTGATAGAGCCATCAAGCTCAGTATGGATGGTAAAGGAAGAGCTATTGATAATATTTTCATTGAACGATTATGGCGTAGTGTCAAATACGAACATGTATATTTGTTTCCAGCTAGTGACGGTAGAGAATGTTATAGAGGTTTAAAGGAGTATTTCGAGTATTACAATACACAAAGAATACATCAAAGTATCGGTAATCAACATCCTCAAACCATTTATCAACAAACCCTAAAAATAGCAGCATGA
- a CDS encoding IS3 family transposase — translation MNKSSKQRKEQVDKASKLSIVKQCDLLQIHRSSVYYIPKGESSLNLEIMRLIDEEHLLHPWLGVPRITTWLNMDKGYKINKKRIERLYRLMGLSAVGPNPNTSKRGKGLCIESISTC, via the coding sequence ATGAATAAGAGTTCAAAACAGCGTAAAGAACAGGTTGACAAGGCAAGTAAGCTGTCTATTGTAAAGCAATGTGATTTATTACAAATTCATCGTAGTAGTGTGTATTACATTCCAAAGGGAGAGAGTTCATTGAATCTGGAGATCATGAGATTGATAGATGAGGAGCATCTGCTTCACCCATGGCTTGGAGTTCCTCGTATAACTACTTGGCTCAATATGGATAAGGGTTATAAGATCAACAAAAAGCGCATAGAACGCCTTTACAGACTCATGGGGTTGTCTGCCGTTGGCCCCAATCCTAATACTTCCAAAAGAGGTAAAGGGCTTTGCATAGAATCTATAAGTACCTGTTGA
- a CDS encoding IS982 family transposase: MDKVTDIFCSIDDFCQVFEPALQKRLISEGKKKRKRVFTMSTSEILTITVLFHTSGIRTFKHFYLFYLQKHLTKEFPNTVSYNRFVELMQSNMLPLIIYMKTCCLGQCTGISFIDSTPLRVCNKKRIRNNKVFKGLATTGKSTMGWFHGFKLHILINDKGELLNFIITQANVDDRTPIKEHNFLKEIVGSLYDDKGYISKEITQMLFDDGLHLVTSIKNNMKNMLITMRDKILLRKRSVIETINDQLKNISQAEHSRHRSFGNFITNLVASLIAYSFQEKKPAIKFDNQNSTQLELFC; this comes from the coding sequence ATAGATAAAGTTACTGATATTTTTTGTTCCATTGATGATTTTTGTCAAGTTTTTGAACCAGCTTTACAAAAAAGGCTCATTTCTGAAGGAAAAAAGAAAAGAAAACGAGTTTTTACAATGTCGACCAGTGAAATTTTAACCATAACTGTACTGTTCCATACTAGCGGTATTAGAACTTTCAAACATTTCTACCTTTTTTATCTTCAAAAGCATCTAACAAAAGAGTTTCCTAATACTGTTTCCTATAATCGCTTTGTAGAATTGATGCAATCTAACATGCTTCCTTTAATAATCTATATGAAAACTTGTTGTTTGGGACAATGTACAGGTATTTCATTTATAGATTCTACGCCTTTGAGAGTTTGCAACAAAAAGAGGATTAGAAACAATAAAGTATTCAAAGGTCTTGCAACTACAGGGAAGTCTACTATGGGGTGGTTTCACGGTTTCAAACTTCATATTTTAATCAATGATAAAGGCGAACTTCTCAACTTTATTATTACTCAAGCCAATGTCGATGACAGAACTCCTATTAAGGAACATAATTTTCTCAAAGAAATAGTTGGAAGTTTATATGACGATAAAGGCTATATCTCTAAGGAAATTACTCAAATGCTTTTTGATGACGGATTACATTTAGTAACTAGCATTAAGAACAATATGAAAAATATGCTAATCACAATGCGTGATAAAATACTTTTGAGAAAACGTTCTGTTATAGAAACCATTAATGATCAACTTAAAAATATAAGTCAAGCAGAACATTCCAGGCATAGAAGTTTTGGAAATTTCATAACAAACCTAGTCGCAAGTCTTATTGCTTATTCTTTTCAAGAAAAGAAACCAGCTATCAAATTTGACAATCAAAATTCTACACAATTAGAACTCTTTTGCTAA